A single region of the Anaerostipes rhamnosivorans genome encodes:
- a CDS encoding DNA-3-methyladenine glycosylase family protein: MITKTIKCFDIAQICDSGQCFRMLKKDAQTYSVIAGDRHLEVAQKGDQCIFYCEEDEFESFWKGYFDLDTDYIKYRESIDQQDKYLKEASEFGSGIRILNQDLWEMIVSFLISQQNNIIRIRRCIDNICEKYGEERKDANGHIYYTFPTPKSMACLPEDALKECNLGYRSKYVVRTAKSVADGEIDLDEIRHMSYGQAKEELMKLYGVGEKVADCICLFSLHHFEAFPVDTHIRQALDGYYPEGFPMDRYKGCEGVMQQYIFYYELMGKKIG, from the coding sequence ATGATAACGAAAACAATCAAATGTTTTGACATAGCACAGATTTGTGATTCCGGCCAGTGTTTCCGTATGCTTAAGAAGGATGCTCAGACATATTCAGTCATCGCGGGGGACAGGCACCTGGAGGTGGCTCAAAAGGGGGACCAATGTATTTTTTACTGTGAAGAAGATGAGTTTGAAAGCTTCTGGAAGGGTTATTTTGATCTGGACACAGATTACATAAAGTACAGAGAGTCCATCGACCAGCAGGACAAATATCTGAAAGAGGCTTCGGAGTTTGGCTCTGGCATCCGTATTCTGAATCAGGATCTGTGGGAAATGATTGTTTCTTTCCTGATCTCGCAGCAGAATAATATTATTCGTATCCGCAGATGTATTGATAACATCTGCGAAAAATATGGGGAAGAAAGGAAAGACGCAAACGGGCATATCTATTACACTTTTCCCACGCCAAAGTCCATGGCATGCCTGCCGGAGGATGCATTAAAAGAATGCAATCTGGGCTACCGGAGCAAATATGTAGTCCGTACGGCTAAAAGTGTAGCAGATGGGGAAATTGATCTGGATGAGATTCGGCACATGAGTTATGGTCAGGCGAAGGAAGAGCTGATGAAGCTGTACGGGGTAGGTGAAAAGGTAGCAGACTGTATTTGCCTGTTTTCCCTGCACCATTTTGAGGCATTCCCGGTGGATACGCACATCAGGCAGGCACTTGACGGATATTATCCAGAAGGTTTCCCAATGGACAGATATAAAGGGTGTGAAGGTGTGATGCAGCAGTATATTTTTTACTATGAACTGATGGGAAAGAAAATAGGATAG
- a CDS encoding radical SAM/SPASM domain-containing protein — MEEFQLEEYLSNGVERILRNIVKMSDPKGSLFLLKFMAAEKRARVIREKSEIRGEHIPPFLIASITSKCNLHCKGCYARANGACKEGFDSKELTGRQWGDIFGQAERLGISFILLAGGEPLMRRDVIEEAGNHKGILFPVFTNGTMFDDDYFKMFAEKRNLLPVLSIEGDREQTDARRGSGIYSVLNQTMKNLKKDRLLFGVSVTVTNENLQEVTSEEFLDRLEENGCKAVVYVEYVPADGKTEYLAPGERERQEFDRRLLKLRKKQEHMMFISFPGDEKASGGCLAAGRGFFHINAAGGAEPCPFSPYTDTNLVHTSLRKALSSPLFLKLRGSGSLEEFHSGGCALFEKEQMVKGLLKGEEL, encoded by the coding sequence ATGGAAGAGTTTCAGTTAGAAGAATACTTGAGCAACGGGGTAGAACGGATTCTTCGGAATATTGTTAAAATGTCAGATCCAAAAGGAAGTCTTTTTCTTCTAAAATTCATGGCTGCAGAAAAAAGGGCCAGAGTCATAAGGGAAAAATCAGAGATAAGGGGAGAGCATATCCCTCCATTCCTGATTGCCAGCATTACCAGTAAATGCAATCTTCACTGCAAGGGATGTTATGCCAGGGCAAATGGGGCTTGTAAGGAAGGCTTTGATTCCAAGGAGCTTACAGGGCGGCAGTGGGGAGACATATTCGGGCAGGCGGAGAGGCTGGGCATCAGTTTTATCCTGCTGGCAGGCGGGGAACCTCTGATGCGGAGAGATGTGATAGAGGAAGCGGGAAACCACAAGGGAATACTTTTCCCGGTGTTTACTAACGGAACCATGTTTGACGACGATTATTTTAAAATGTTTGCGGAAAAGAGAAACTTACTGCCGGTTCTGAGCATAGAAGGGGACAGAGAGCAGACTGACGCCAGGAGGGGATCCGGGATCTATTCCGTTCTGAACCAGACGATGAAGAATCTTAAGAAAGACCGTCTTTTATTTGGAGTATCGGTCACGGTAACCAATGAAAACCTGCAGGAGGTTACATCGGAGGAATTCCTTGACAGGCTGGAAGAAAACGGATGCAAAGCCGTAGTTTATGTGGAGTATGTGCCTGCGGACGGCAAGACGGAATATCTGGCGCCGGGAGAAAGGGAGAGACAGGAATTTGACAGGAGGCTTCTGAAGCTGAGAAAAAAACAGGAACATATGATGTTCATCTCTTTTCCTGGAGATGAAAAAGCTTCGGGAGGATGTCTGGCAGCAGGCAGAGGATTTTTCCATATCAATGCGGCAGGCGGGGCGGAACCTTGTCCATTCTCTCCTTATACAGACACCAATTTAGTACATACAAGTCTCAGGAAAGCGTTAAGTTCCCCCTTGTTTTTAAAACTGCGGGGAAGCGGCAGTCTGGAGGAATTCCACAGCGGGGGCTGTGCTCTGTTTGAGAAGGAACAGATGGTAAAAGGCTTGCTTAAGGGGGAAGAATTATGA
- a CDS encoding GDSL-type esterase/lipase family protein, giving the protein MRQILCFGDSNTYGLIPGTEGRYPWGVRWTSLLEEMVNPSQYRIVEEGLCGRTADFSDLSRAGRKATDSFSMILESHQPLDTVILMLGTNDCKKVYDASEYQIGKGLEKLLIKIRNHSDKTKVLIVSPIELGLEVEEKDPEFDRKSVKTSRRLKHVYRKLAEKYGFEFLAASDYAQASEKDQQHLDEYGHQKLATAIFKNIFAK; this is encoded by the coding sequence ATGCGTCAGATTTTATGCTTTGGGGATTCAAATACATATGGGCTGATACCTGGAACGGAAGGCCGATATCCGTGGGGAGTGCGGTGGACCAGTTTGTTGGAGGAGATGGTGAATCCGTCCCAATACCGGATTGTGGAGGAAGGCCTCTGTGGACGCACAGCGGATTTCAGTGACCTGAGCCGTGCAGGGAGGAAAGCTACCGATTCTTTTTCTATGATCTTAGAGAGCCATCAGCCGCTGGATACTGTAATCTTGATGCTTGGAACCAATGACTGCAAAAAGGTATATGATGCATCAGAATATCAGATTGGGAAAGGTTTAGAGAAGCTGTTAATAAAGATCAGAAACCATTCAGATAAAACAAAAGTGCTGATCGTGTCACCAATTGAACTTGGATTAGAAGTAGAAGAAAAAGATCCAGAATTTGACCGGAAATCTGTGAAAACATCAAGACGGCTGAAACATGTATACAGGAAGCTGGCAGAGAAATACGGGTTTGAATTTCTGGCAGCATCTGATTACGCACAAGCCAGTGAGAAAGATCAACAGCATTTAGATGAATATGGGCATCAGAAGTTGGCAACTGCCATTTTTAAAAATATTTTTGCTAAGTAG
- a CDS encoding CheR family methyltransferase has product MIEINQDEYDALTEYIQNRYGMKLSNKKNLIQCRIQHELERLHLTDFLAYMKAVQEDPEEEQKLIDLTATGYTYFMRESGQFRYLEQEVLKKLKNSTEDESFRIWSAGCATGEECYTIAITAEECRRRGWKLPKIEITGTDIARHELTQGEEGRYLPRQLVKVPVDWKMRYFQKDGSAYAVIRQLKEMVQFRYHNLAELQWPENQYDVIFCRNVIVYMDIQKKKEILKGLYQSLKPGGYLFLGNGEIIRPGHGKWEFLGHSVYQKK; this is encoded by the coding sequence ATGATTGAGATTAACCAGGACGAATATGACGCATTGACAGAATATATTCAGAATAGATATGGGATGAAGCTTTCTAACAAAAAGAACCTGATCCAATGTAGGATTCAGCATGAATTAGAAAGGCTTCATCTCACTGATTTTTTAGCGTATATGAAGGCGGTACAGGAAGATCCGGAGGAAGAACAGAAGCTGATTGACTTGACTGCCACCGGTTATACTTATTTTATGAGGGAGAGCGGACAGTTCCGTTATCTTGAACAGGAGGTTCTAAAGAAGCTGAAAAACAGCACAGAGGATGAGTCATTCCGTATATGGAGCGCAGGATGTGCTACCGGAGAAGAGTGTTATACCATCGCTATTACCGCCGAAGAGTGCAGGAGACGCGGATGGAAGCTTCCCAAGATCGAGATCACAGGAACTGATATTGCCAGGCACGAGCTTACACAGGGCGAGGAAGGCAGGTATCTTCCAAGACAGCTGGTAAAAGTTCCGGTAGACTGGAAGATGAGATATTTTCAAAAAGATGGCAGCGCATATGCGGTTATACGGCAGCTGAAGGAGATGGTACAGTTCCGTTACCATAATCTTGCGGAGCTTCAATGGCCTGAGAACCAGTACGATGTGATATTCTGCCGGAATGTGATCGTCTATATGGATATTCAGAAGAAAAAAGAAATCCTGAAAGGTCTGTATCAAAGCTTAAAACCGGGAGGATACCTGTTTCTCGGAAATGGAGAGATTATCCGTCCGGGACATGGGAAATGGGAGTTCTTAGGGCACTCTGTATATCAGAAGAAATAA
- a CDS encoding TetR/AcrR family transcriptional regulator, translating into MPRQRITKELILTKAFELAREQGYEAVNARSAAKRAGCSVQPIYSCYENMEDLMGELFSYTKQFLGRYIEEHADKRNFFESIGLCHISFANEEKYLFRLLFMSPYVEAENFQEFYARFMVDGVEEEIQENLGISRQQARELYQQMMIYTHGIASIIATDAAAIPYEEAHKMIDVAFWAFLARIRKEKDESNHS; encoded by the coding sequence ATGCCGAGACAGAGAATCACAAAGGAACTGATATTAACAAAGGCCTTTGAACTTGCCAGAGAGCAGGGGTATGAGGCGGTCAATGCCAGGAGTGCAGCCAAGCGGGCAGGCTGTTCGGTCCAGCCTATCTACAGCTGCTATGAAAATATGGAGGATCTGATGGGAGAGCTGTTTTCTTATACAAAACAGTTTCTTGGAAGATACATTGAAGAACATGCAGATAAAAGAAACTTTTTTGAATCTATAGGCCTGTGCCATATAAGCTTTGCAAATGAGGAGAAGTATCTGTTCCGCCTTTTGTTTATGTCACCCTATGTGGAAGCAGAAAATTTTCAGGAATTTTATGCCCGGTTTATGGTAGATGGGGTTGAGGAAGAGATACAGGAAAACCTGGGGATTTCCAGGCAGCAGGCAAGAGAGCTTTATCAGCAGATGATGATATATACTCATGGGATCGCCTCCATTATTGCCACGGATGCTGCAGCTATCCCGTATGAAGAGGCCCATAAAATGATTGATGTGGCGTTCTGGGCGTTTTTGGCCCGGATCAGAAAGGAGAAAGATGAAAGTAATCATTCATGA
- a CDS encoding iron-containing alcohol dehydrogenase family protein: MGYYSVNLPSYTIGEGCYGEIPKTARFLGKTAVVIGGKTAMAKAREKLLEGVEDSDMEILDFVWYGGDSTYENGNALMQLEAVKKADMVFAVGGGRACDTCKYLANEMDKPLFCFPTVASNCAAVTAISVIYNPDGSFKEYYYPKVADHTFIESSIIADSPEELLWAGIGDALSKECEAVFASREDELSHTPMMGVQLSRICTSPLVEYGRQALEDLKNKQVSYALEQVTLDIIISTGLVSNMVSNAPHYYYNSSLAHCVYYGSTVTKGGHQHLHGEVVSLGVLCLLTFAEELEERERIAGFNLSMGLPVCFDDIEVSEDEFEAMAEKAITTTEWEFRPKKSGVTKESFIRCMRETNRYGKALKKRMN; this comes from the coding sequence ATGGGTTATTACAGTGTAAATTTACCAAGTTATACAATAGGAGAGGGGTGTTACGGCGAGATTCCGAAGACTGCGCGTTTTCTTGGAAAGACCGCGGTTGTCATCGGCGGAAAGACTGCTATGGCAAAGGCCAGGGAAAAGCTTTTAGAGGGAGTGGAAGATTCTGATATGGAAATCTTGGATTTTGTCTGGTACGGGGGAGATTCTACTTATGAGAACGGAAATGCGCTGATGCAGCTAGAAGCAGTAAAAAAGGCAGACATGGTTTTTGCCGTGGGAGGCGGACGTGCATGTGATACGTGCAAATACCTGGCAAATGAAATGGATAAACCGTTATTTTGTTTTCCTACAGTGGCTTCTAACTGTGCTGCTGTTACGGCGATCTCCGTAATTTACAATCCGGATGGTTCTTTCAAGGAATATTACTATCCGAAAGTGGCGGATCATACATTTATAGAATCATCTATTATTGCGGATTCTCCGGAAGAGCTTTTATGGGCAGGGATTGGGGATGCCCTGAGCAAGGAATGTGAAGCAGTGTTCGCATCCAGGGAAGATGAATTGTCCCATACACCTATGATGGGCGTACAGCTCAGCCGCATCTGCACCAGCCCCCTAGTTGAATATGGAAGACAGGCACTGGAGGATCTAAAGAATAAACAGGTTTCTTACGCACTGGAGCAGGTAACACTGGATATCATTATAAGCACAGGTCTGGTATCCAATATGGTCAGCAACGCACCTCATTATTATTATAATTCCAGCCTGGCCCATTGTGTATATTACGGGTCTACGGTTACAAAGGGCGGCCACCAGCACCTTCATGGAGAAGTGGTATCTCTTGGTGTTCTGTGTCTCTTGACATTTGCAGAAGAGCTTGAGGAGAGAGAGCGGATTGCCGGATTCAACTTAAGTATGGGGCTGCCGGTATGTTTTGATGATATTGAAGTTTCGGAGGATGAATTTGAGGCGATGGCAGAGAAGGCCATAACGACCACAGAATGGGAATTTCGTCCGAAAAAAAGCGGGGTCACAAAAGAGAGTTTTATTCGATGTATGAGAGAGACAAATAGGTATGGAAAAGCATTGAAAAAAAGAATGAATTAG
- a CDS encoding sce7726 family protein: protein MLYDKDIREPLFDFLEERHGKIRIIEEKQMGRSRADIVMVTEYAVYGIEIKSDADSYARLSRQVKDYDRFFDYNYVVVGSSHALHVEEKVPEWWGIITVEEIAGEVDFYLLREPGINKKVIWNKKLSLLWRPELVHIQELNQLPKYKQKSKIFVIDKIVEKVPPEQLGRQICSELFERDYNEIETMIREYKAGRT, encoded by the coding sequence ATGTTATACGACAAAGATATCCGGGAGCCTCTTTTTGATTTCCTGGAGGAGCGGCATGGGAAAATCAGAATCATCGAGGAAAAGCAGATGGGACGTTCCCGTGCTGATATTGTTATGGTCACGGAGTATGCTGTCTATGGCATCGAGATTAAAAGTGATGCTGATTCCTATGCCAGGCTGTCACGGCAGGTGAAGGATTATGACCGGTTCTTTGATTATAATTATGTTGTTGTGGGTTCCAGCCACGCACTTCATGTAGAAGAGAAGGTTCCAGAGTGGTGGGGAATTATCACTGTGGAAGAGATCGCAGGGGAGGTTGATTTTTACTTACTCCGGGAGCCGGGAATAAACAAGAAAGTTATATGGAACAAGAAGCTGAGTCTTTTGTGGAGGCCAGAGTTAGTACATATTCAGGAGTTAAACCAGCTTCCTAAATATAAGCAGAAAAGCAAGATATTTGTCATTGATAAGATCGTTGAGAAGGTACCGCCTGAACAATTGGGGAGACAGATCTGCAGTGAATTATTTGAACGGGATTACAATGAAATTGAAACTATGATCCGTGAATATAAGGCAGGAAGAACTTAA
- a CDS encoding helix-turn-helix domain-containing protein, producing MEFNEKLQQLRKKSGLTQEQLAEQLYVSRTAISKWESGKGYPNIESLKCLSKFFSVSIDELLSNDELITLAECENRSNLKKIYRLISSTIDVLAVAFIVLPIYGKLEGGHVYSVNLLTNTMTSNINSFIYWAIFLCMIGIGILRLTLIHFERETFYNVATKISLVLGAVAVCLFAAAREPYVTILLFLFFAAKTFIQWKQIQINS from the coding sequence ATGGAATTTAATGAAAAACTACAACAACTGAGAAAGAAAAGCGGACTTACGCAGGAGCAGCTGGCCGAACAGCTATATGTATCAAGAACAGCAATATCTAAATGGGAAAGCGGAAAAGGCTATCCGAATATAGAGTCGTTAAAGTGTTTATCAAAGTTTTTTTCAGTATCCATTGATGAATTACTATCAAACGATGAACTGATAACTCTTGCAGAATGTGAGAACCGTTCTAATCTGAAGAAGATTTACAGACTGATCAGCTCAACGATCGATGTATTGGCGGTGGCCTTTATTGTACTTCCGATTTATGGAAAGCTTGAAGGCGGCCATGTTTATTCTGTGAATCTCCTGACAAATACGATGACATCAAATATCAACAGCTTTATTTATTGGGCCATATTTTTATGTATGATCGGAATTGGGATTTTGAGATTAACCCTGATTCATTTTGAAAGAGAAACATTTTATAACGTTGCCACAAAAATCTCACTTGTGCTGGGGGCGGTTGCGGTCTGCCTTTTTGCCGCTGCGAGGGAGCCCTATGTAACAATCTTGCTATTCTTGTTTTTTGCAGCAAAGACATTCATACAATGGAAACAGATCCAGATAAATAGCTGA
- a CDS encoding TetR/AcrR family transcriptional regulator, with protein MTTKERIIEEALTLFAEKGYQGTSVKNIADAVGIKDSSLYKHFKSKKAIFDTIVQEMSVRMERMSRENGLPDEKDMDEAAELYGSISENGLLMLSERIFLFYLRDEFAARFRRMLVIEQYRDKEVYEVYRGLFMDAAISYQTELFAEMIKRGVFEGKDPEAMAVNFYAPIFFLLNKYDQEPSREKEALRALRKQVLEFSRLYKKRVEDK; from the coding sequence ATGACCACAAAAGAGCGGATCATTGAAGAAGCGTTGACGCTGTTTGCAGAAAAAGGATATCAGGGAACTAGTGTAAAAAATATCGCGGATGCGGTGGGTATTAAAGACAGTTCATTATATAAGCATTTTAAGAGTAAGAAAGCAATATTTGATACCATCGTTCAGGAAATGTCAGTCCGCATGGAGCGTATGTCCAGGGAAAACGGCCTGCCCGATGAAAAAGACATGGATGAAGCTGCCGAGCTTTACGGCAGTATCAGCGAAAATGGACTTTTGATGCTGAGTGAAAGAATTTTCCTGTTTTATTTGAGAGATGAGTTTGCGGCCCGATTCCGGAGAATGCTTGTGATCGAGCAGTACAGGGACAAAGAGGTCTATGAAGTCTACCGGGGTCTTTTTATGGATGCGGCGATCTCATATCAGACGGAATTATTTGCTGAAATGATCAAACGTGGAGTGTTTGAGGGAAAAGACCCGGAGGCTATGGCGGTGAATTTTTACGCACCGATCTTTTTCCTTCTGAACAAATACGATCAAGAACCGAGCAGGGAGAAAGAGGCGCTGAGAGCTCTCAGAAAGCAGGTGCTGGAATTTTCAAGACTTTATAAAAAGAGGGTGGAAGACAAATAA
- a CDS encoding translation factor GTPase family protein, translating to MKRLVIGILAHVDAGKTTLSEGLLYESGSIRSMGRVDNKDAFLDTHELERDRGITIFSKQAVFAFEDMEVTLLDTPGHVDFSAEMERTLQVLDYAVLVISGADGVQGHTQTLWRLLKKYQIPVFLFINKMDQDGTDKELLLEELKKYLDEGCVDFSMQDGGNFYENIAVSDEKLLDEYLESGKIYTGGVREVISERKVFPCFFGSALKSEGVHEFLKGIETYTREIEYPAEFGAKVFKISRDSQGNRLTHLKITGGVLKVKAVLKSGDEEEKVNQIRIYSGEKYQTADEAQAGTVCAVTGLTKTKPGHGFGMEEGGFEPALEPVLTYKVILPEGTSASVMLPKLRQLQEEEPELHIVWNEELQEIQVQIMGEVQLEILKSLIEERFDTSIEFGTGNIVYKETINNTVEGVGHFEPLRHYAEVHLLMEPLEPGSGLQFDSSCSEDMLDKNWQRLVLTHLQEREHPGVLTGSAVTDMKITLAAGRAHLKHTEGGDFRQATYRAVRQGLKQAESVLLEPYYEFRLEVPQQMVGRAMSDIERMSGSFENPQTEGEMSVLAGSAPVSEMCDYQKEVIAYTKGQGRLFCTLKGYEPCHNAKEVIEKVGYDSERDVKNPTGSVFCSHGAGFTVSWDQVKDYMHLDSQLNSDGGNLNEDDTVRQTYTEEEFIDTEEIDRIIEQTYFANRKQKSGWKKKKLERTIEDYKSSVSRAAVKKTSGKKYLLVDGYNIIFAWDDLRELAKANIDAARGKLLDIMSNYQGLRKCELIVVFDAYRVAGHDTEILDYHNIHVVYTKEAETADQYIEKFAHEHGRKYDVTVATSDGLEQIIIRGQGCSLLSARELLEEVNLASQKLREEYLDKQKKERRYLLDSVSEEEREKLRNLKETNE from the coding sequence ATGAAAAGATTAGTGATCGGAATTTTGGCCCACGTGGATGCGGGTAAGACAACACTCTCGGAGGGGCTTCTCTATGAGAGCGGAAGTATCCGCAGTATGGGCCGGGTAGACAATAAGGATGCTTTTTTAGATACCCATGAGCTTGAAAGGGACAGAGGGATCACCATATTTTCAAAACAGGCTGTGTTTGCCTTTGAAGATATGGAAGTCACTCTTTTAGATACGCCGGGACATGTGGATTTTTCTGCGGAGATGGAACGGACTTTGCAGGTATTGGACTATGCGGTCCTGGTGATCAGCGGGGCTGACGGGGTACAGGGCCATACCCAGACACTCTGGCGTCTGCTCAAAAAATATCAGATACCGGTATTCTTGTTTATCAACAAGATGGACCAGGACGGGACAGATAAAGAACTGCTTTTGGAAGAGTTAAAAAAATACTTGGATGAAGGCTGTGTGGATTTTTCCATGCAGGATGGCGGGAATTTTTATGAGAATATCGCGGTCAGCGATGAAAAGCTTCTGGATGAATATTTGGAGTCAGGGAAGATATACACCGGCGGCGTGAGAGAAGTGATTTCAGAGAGAAAGGTTTTTCCATGCTTCTTCGGTTCGGCGTTAAAATCAGAAGGTGTTCACGAATTCTTAAAGGGGATTGAGACCTATACCAGAGAGATTGAATATCCTGCGGAGTTTGGTGCGAAGGTATTTAAGATTTCCAGAGACAGTCAGGGGAACCGCCTGACGCATCTTAAGATCACAGGAGGAGTGCTGAAAGTAAAGGCAGTTTTAAAAAGCGGTGATGAGGAGGAAAAGGTCAATCAGATCCGCATATACTCCGGAGAAAAGTATCAGACGGCAGATGAAGCACAGGCAGGTACAGTGTGCGCGGTCACGGGGCTTACAAAAACCAAGCCGGGTCATGGATTCGGGATGGAAGAGGGTGGTTTTGAACCGGCATTGGAACCTGTCCTGACTTATAAGGTCATCCTGCCGGAAGGGACCAGTGCCAGCGTGATGCTGCCCAAGTTAAGACAGCTTCAGGAGGAAGAGCCGGAGCTTCACATTGTGTGGAACGAAGAACTCCAGGAGATTCAGGTGCAGATCATGGGAGAGGTGCAGCTGGAAATATTAAAGAGCCTGATCGAGGAAAGGTTTGATACTTCTATAGAATTTGGAACCGGAAATATTGTCTATAAAGAGACCATTAATAACACAGTGGAAGGTGTGGGGCATTTTGAACCCTTGAGGCATTATGCGGAAGTACATCTTCTAATGGAGCCATTGGAGCCGGGAAGCGGCCTTCAGTTTGATTCTTCGTGCAGTGAAGATATGCTGGATAAAAACTGGCAGCGGCTGGTCCTGACGCATTTACAGGAGAGGGAGCACCCGGGTGTGCTCACAGGTTCGGCGGTCACAGATATGAAGATCACTCTGGCAGCGGGCCGTGCCCATCTAAAGCATACAGAAGGAGGGGATTTCCGCCAGGCTACCTACAGGGCAGTGCGCCAGGGACTGAAACAGGCAGAGAGTGTGCTGTTGGAGCCGTACTACGAGTTCCGGCTGGAAGTGCCTCAGCAGATGGTGGGACGGGCTATGTCGGATATTGAGCGGATGTCTGGCAGTTTTGAGAATCCCCAGACGGAAGGGGAGATGTCAGTATTGGCCGGAAGCGCGCCGGTATCAGAAATGTGCGATTACCAGAAGGAAGTCATCGCCTATACAAAAGGACAAGGGCGTCTTTTCTGTACTTTAAAGGGTTATGAGCCATGCCACAATGCCAAAGAGGTGATTGAAAAGGTTGGTTATGATTCTGAGAGAGATGTAAAGAATCCTACAGGATCTGTTTTTTGTTCCCACGGGGCAGGATTTACGGTGAGCTGGGACCAGGTGAAGGACTATATGCATCTGGACAGCCAGTTAAATTCAGACGGCGGAAATCTTAACGAAGATGATACGGTACGGCAGACGTACACAGAAGAGGAATTCATCGACACAGAAGAGATTGACCGGATCATTGAGCAGACGTATTTTGCAAACAGAAAGCAGAAGAGCGGGTGGAAGAAAAAGAAACTGGAAAGGACTATTGAAGATTATAAGAGTTCTGTATCCAGGGCAGCGGTCAAGAAAACTTCAGGGAAAAAGTATCTGCTGGTGGACGGTTATAATATCATTTTTGCCTGGGATGATCTGAGGGAACTGGCAAAAGCTAATATTGACGCGGCAAGAGGAAAGCTTTTGGATATTATGAGCAACTATCAGGGGCTTAGGAAATGTGAACTGATCGTTGTTTTTGATGCGTACCGGGTGGCAGGACACGATACGGAAATTCTGGATTACCATAACATTCATGTGGTTTATACGAAGGAAGCCGAGACTGCCGATCAATATATAGAAAAATTTGCGCATGAACACGGACGAAAATATGATGTGACAGTGGCGACCTCCGATGGGCTGGAACAGATCATCATCAGGGGACAGGGATGTTCTCTGCTTTCCGCCAGAGAGCTGCTCGAGGAAGTAAATTTGGCAAGCCAGAAACTACGGGAGGAATATCTCGACAAACAGAAAAAAGAACGCCGTTATCTTCTGGATTCTGTGTCAGAGGAGGAGCGGGAAAAACTGAGGAATCTGAAGGAAACCAATGAATGA
- a CDS encoding phosphatase PAP2 family protein encodes MQKESRKRTIITGILFLVFLLFTVMVKTIDVQPVGPEGSFVGFAHINQFVFELFGVNLLWYSITDWLGAAAIAVSLGFAVMGLSQLIIRRDIRKVDARILLLGVFYLIVVVFYFFFERVIVNYRPVLLSGSLEASFPSSHTMIVICIMVTAMLQFHHYLRHRKIWLWAADSISVLIIIVTVIGRLVSGVHWFTDIVSGVLLSATLISLYCTALKYFGESK; translated from the coding sequence ATGCAAAAAGAATCAAGAAAAAGAACCATTATAACAGGAATCCTGTTTCTAGTTTTTCTGCTTTTCACGGTTATGGTGAAGACAATCGACGTACAACCAGTTGGGCCTGAAGGATCTTTCGTTGGATTTGCCCATATAAATCAATTTGTGTTTGAGTTATTCGGCGTGAACCTGCTTTGGTACAGCATCACTGACTGGCTGGGAGCAGCAGCCATAGCAGTATCCCTGGGTTTTGCGGTCATGGGATTGTCCCAGCTTATAATCCGAAGGGATATCCGGAAAGTGGATGCCAGGATATTATTGCTTGGTGTATTTTATCTTATCGTCGTTGTTTTTTATTTTTTCTTTGAACGGGTGATCGTCAATTACAGGCCGGTCCTGCTTTCTGGGAGTTTAGAAGCATCTTTTCCATCCTCTCATACAATGATTGTAATCTGTATCATGGTCACGGCTATGCTGCAGTTCCACCACTATCTGCGGCATAGGAAAATATGGCTGTGGGCAGCAGACTCAATCTCTGTTTTGATAATCATTGTTACAGTGATAGGCAGGCTTGTGTCGGGAGTACATTGGTTCACTGATATTGTGAGTGGTGTTTTACTCTCAGCTACATTGATTTCACTCTACTGCACTGCTTTAAAATATTTCGGGGAAAGTAAATAA